The DNA region CGGAACACCTAATACCATATATGCAGTATCAAGTAGTACATTCTACAGATCCACAAATGGAGGTACTACCTTCACTTCTTCATCCTCTGGTTTACCAAATGCCAATTCTACAGGAAGATTAAGAGTTGAAGTTACCTCAGCAACTGGAGCGACTGATAATGTTTATATTTTGGCAACTGACAGGAGCTGGGCATTTGTAGGGGTATATAAATCTGTTAATAATGGTTTAAATTTTACAAAAACTGCCGAAAATGATGATATTTTCGGGAGTACTCAGGCATGGTTCGATTTGGCTTTTGTAGTATCTCCGATAAATGCAGATGTTATGTTTGTTGGTGTGCTAGATATTTGGAAATCTATTAACGATGGTAATAATTTTGTTAAAATTAACTCTTGGTTTCAACAAACTCCTTCTTATACGCATGCAGATATTCATTTTTTAAGATATTATAACGGTGACTTATATGCTGGTACTGATGGAGGTGTTTATAAATCGACCAATGATGGTAGTACGTTTACTGATCTTACTGAAAATTTAGCGATTAGTCAATTTTATAAGCTTTCTGTTGCCAAACAGACTTCAACCAAAATGTCTGGAGGATTACAGGACAATGGAGGGTTTTCTTTAATTAATAACAACTGGCACAATTATCATGGTGGTGACGGTATGGACTCTGCAGCTGACCCAAATAATGAAAATACTTTTTACGGCTTTACACAATATGGTAGTAATTTAACCAAAACTACTGACGGCGGTTTAAGCGGTACCACTATTGCAAGTGCTCCATCTGCAGAAACAGGTCCTAATGATAGTGGCGGAAATTGGGTTACTCCATTGGTAATTAATAAGGCTGGAGAAATTTATGCTGGGTATAAACAACTTTATCAATTGATTAACAACGGTTGGGTTCAAATTTCCAATCACAATTTTGGATCTAATTTAGACGCAATAGAAATAGATCCGAGCAACAATAATAATATAATAGTTTCTAGAGGTAGAACAATTTACATAAGTAATGACAAGGGTAAAACTTTTACTACTCGTAATTCTCCACAAACTGGAATTTCAGGCACGCATGTTAGCTCTATAGAATTTCATCATTCTAATAGTAATATTGTTTGGTTAACTACTACCGGAGTTAGTAATATTGCAGGACCTAGTAGTGGGCATACTGGTGGTGGAGTATATAAATCTACTGACGGTGGTTTAACCTTTACTGATATTTCTGCTGGGCTACCCAACGAATCTAAATTTGTAGTTAGGCACCATCCGTTTACCACAAATAATTCTATTTATGTGGGAACGGCTTTAGGAGTTTATCATTTAAACGATGACTTAACATCATGGGAAGTTTTTTCTACTAACTTACCAAATGTAGCTGTGCCAGATATTGAAATTAACCCCTATGATGCGAAAATTACGGCTGCAACATATGGTAGAAGTGTGTGGCAATCTAGCATACCGTCTATTTCGCTACCCGCTAAAGAAGTGGAATTAACAAAAATAAGTTCACCAAACAATAGTGTAACTTGTGGTCAGGTTACTCCTAAATTATTGGTTACCAATAATGGACAAAATACCTTGACTTCTTTTACTGTCAATTATGCTATTGATGGTGGGGCTAACCAAACATTTAACTGGACCGGAAGCATTGCTTCAAATGCAAATACTACAATAGAATTGCCAACCATTGCAGCAGCAAGCGAAGGATCACATACATTACAAACGGATATTGTTTTAGCTGATGATTTTAATACTTTTAACAATTCAGCTACTACATCGTTTACAACTAACAAATCTCAAGAAGGACAAGTAATTAATAGTTTTGATGATGTAAACACTGATAAATGGATTGTTTCAGATAATAATTTATGGCAAATTGGCACACCAACCACAACACTGCTAAATAATAAAGTAGCATCAGGTTATGTAACAAATCCTTCAGGAAATTACCCTGATCAGACCACTAGTTATTTAACATCTCCTTGTTATGATTTATCGCGTTTGGAAAACCCTGTTTTAAAATTTAAAATGGTTTTTGACCTTGAAGAAAACTGGGATATTGTTTATTTAGAATATTCTACAGACCAAGGTGCTAATTGGCAAGTTTTAGGTACTGCCAACGATCCCAATTGGTATAACAGTAACAGAACCAATGCTTCTTCAGGAGCTGCTGACGATTGCCAAAATTGTCCTGGTGCCCAATGGACTGGCACCGATACAACCTTGAAAGAATACAGTTACAACCTGTCTCCTTTAAATGGTGAAACGAATGTTATCTTTAGGTTTTCATTTATTTCTGACCCATTCACAAATAATGAAGGTGTTGTAGTTGATGACTTTCAAATTGATGCAACGGCTATTTTAGCAGTTGATGATTTTGAAGAAGGAGAATTTTTAATTTACCCTAATCCTTCTACATCAATTTTTAATATAAAAAGAAGAAATACCGCTGGCCAGAACATGAATATAAATGTTTTTGATGTTACCGGAAAGTTAATAAAAAAACATACAAATATTACCGAAGGAAACTATCAACTACAGATGAACGGGGTAGCCAAAGGTGTCTATTTTATAAAAATTAATATTGACAATAAAAACTTAGTAAAAAAATTAATATTGAATTAATTATTAGCACTAAATAATTTATAAATTCTACCCCTATATTATAAAATACTTATAATATCTTTGCCTAGAATTTAGATTTAGCAGATTAATGAAAAATATATTTTTAGTAGTAACATTATTTAGTGTATTTTATGTTAATTCACAGGCATTTTATGGAAAAGATGACAGCAAGTTTCAAGTAGGTGTAAACTTACAGCATAATGCAACTTCTATAAATGTTGCTTACGATTACGGACTAGGTGAAAATTTTTCCGTTGGAGTTGTTTCTTCTTATGCCTTAGGTGTTCCAAAAATATTAGATGCAAAATTTGATGATCGTTTTGATTTAAAAGCTCGATTTAATGCAAATATTGGAAGCGTTTTAAATATTGATGAAAATTTTGATTTTTATCCGGGTTTAAATTTCAGTTTCAAGAATTTTGGTGCACATGCTGGAGCCCGATATTTTTTTAGTGATGGATTCGGCATTTTCTCCGAAGTAAACTTCCCTATATCAAAATACAGTTCAGATGAACTAACTGATGCACAGAAATTACATAATCAATTTACATTTGGTATTGGTACCGTATTCAATTTGAACTAAGTTTAAGAAGTCAATTCTGTTATTTTAGCATACACCAAATTAGATTCCCAACCTCTGTACAATAAATAATCTGCTAATTTTTTTCTTTTTTTCTGAATATTTTTCTCTGTTATTTGAGTGAATTTTTTTTCTGCCAATTGAGTAAATGTATTAATATATTCCGTTTTATCAATCTCGCTTAAAGCTTTATTTATGTTATAATCTGTGATTTTTCTATATCTCAATTCTCTGGCTATTCTTATTTTTCCCCATTTTTTTATAATAAATTTCCCTCTAGCAAAAGCTTTTGAAAAACGCTCTTCATTTAAAAAATCGAGTTCCAATAAATGTAAAATTAAAGTCTCCCTTTCTTTAGGTGATAAATTCATTTCATAGGTTTTCCTCTCAACCTCAACATGACAACGCTCTTGGTAAGCACAATAATTCTCTAGCCGTCTTTTTGCCTCTTCAAATGAATAAAATTTCTTGTTATACATAATAGATTGTAAATCAATAAATACTACGTAGGAAAATACTACGTTAGGTTGTTATAGTAATGTGGAAATTATAAATAACTAGATTTTTCAGGACTTAATTCCATAGGTAAGCAATATAATATATTTTATCATGAAATATAAAATAATATTATCATTAAGCATACTATTGCTTAGTGTTAGTGGATATACTCAAATACTACAAGAAGGTTTTGAAAACCCCTTAACAGGGTGGACACAGTACCAAATTAATGGAAGTGTTCCTTTTAGCAGAACTACTGCACAGGCTAATACAGGTAACTATTCAGAATTTACCTATACGCCAAATGCAGTTGGTTTTTTTGGAACAGCTAATAATCAAGTTTGGTTAATTTCTCCAAATTTAGACTTATCATCTGCGGATGATATCGAACTTTCATACTTTGAAAGAAATAGAACCCATCCAAGTTCAGTACCTACTAATCCAACACAACAAGTATTATATTCAACCAATTATAGTGGTTCTGGAAATCCTAATTCTGCAACTTGGACAGTCATAAACTCAACAAATGCAACTAACAATTGGACAAAGAAGACTATTCTGGGTCTAATTCCAGCAAGTACAAATGTTTATATTGCCTTTAGATACGTTGGCAGTAGTTTTAACTTTTTTGTTCCATTTACAGATAGAGAATGGTATATTGATGATATTGAAATTTTAGAATTACCTTGTTCTTATACTACCACATGGAATGGTTCTTCATGGAATAATGGAGCACCGAATGCAAATACATCAGCAATTATAAATGGTAATTACAATACAAATACTCATGGCAGTTTTGAGTCATGTAGTTTGACTGTTAATTCAGGAAGAACCGTTAATATTAGACCCAATACCCATATTATTGTAAATAATGATTTAACAATAAATGGAACCATGCAAGTTAGAAATAGAGGCTCTTTATTAATGAGAGATGATGATGCTGAAATATCGGTAAACGGTACATTTAGAGTTCATAAAAGAACAACTACCTTAAACGATAGTGATGATTACACCTATTGGTCATCACCAGTAGAGAATATTAACATATCATCAGTTTTTACACCAAGTAGTTATCAGCAAACACGGTTGTACTATTGGGATCAATCAAAAGCGAATGTAATTCCTGGCGGAGGAAGTGAAACATTAGGTGAATGGATTCCAGCGGCTGGACAAACCATGGAAGAAGGTAGAGGTTATATTTCACAAGGGCCAACATCAGGTACTTATCCATTACAAGCTAATGTTCGTTTTACTGGCAAACCTAATAATGGCGAGATTGAACTTACCGGTAATGCCGCAGTATATAATCCTGGAAATCCTAATGACGATTTGAATTTAGTAGGTAATCCGTATCCTTCGGCTATAGATGCTGATGAGTTTATAACTCAAAATAATACTGACATAAGCGGTACAATTTGGTTTTGGACACATAATACGGCCAACAATCAAAATACTACGGGTGAACAATATACGGCCAATGATTATGCTTCTTATAACTTGTCAGGAGGTACAAAAGCCACATCAGGGGGTATTACACCTAATCAATATGTAGCATCTGGGCAAGGGTTTATGGTAGAAACACTTTCAACTGTTAGTTCAATTAAATTTAACAATTCCATGCGAATTGAAAATAACAACAATCAGTTTTTTAGAGGTACCGATGTTAAAAACCCTAACGTTTCAGAAAAAGATAGAATATGGTTAAACGTAGAAAGTAGTAATGGCGGAGCATTTAGTCAAATTTTAGTTGGCTTTTTTGAAAATGCAACTGATGGAATTGACCAAGGCTATGACGGAACGAAAATTTCTGAAGGATGGGTTAATTTATATTCAAAAATTGATTCACTAAAATATGCTATTCAAGGGTTGAGTAGCTTTAACTCAGATAAGAAAGTAGCATTAGGCTTTCAAACTTATATTGAAGACCCTGCAATGTTGTACAGTATTAGCATCGAAAAATTTGAAGGTGCTTTAAAGAATAGCGACGTGTTTTTAGTGGATAATGTTTTAAATATTACACACGATTTAAAACAAGGTAATTACAACTTTACAGTGAAGGAAGCTGGTAATTATCCTAACCGGTTTTCGTTGCAATTTACTCATGCCACTTTAAGCTCAGAAGATATAAAAACCAATAACGAGTTTTTAGTTATTAATAGGGATAACACTATTAATGTAAAAGCTAATAATACTATTAATTTTGTAAAAGTGTATGATATAACTGGTAGGTTATTAATTGACAAAAATGTCAATAATAGTGAGGTAAATATAAATACACAATCATTAACACAAGGTTCAGTTTTAATAGTAAATGCTTTTTTTGAAGATAATAGCTCATTATCTAAAAAAATAATTTTAGCAAGATAAAAACAAAAAAAAACCTACAAATTAAATTTGCAGGTTTTTTATGATATAATACTACCTTATTTTATCTCATTACCATCTTTATCAAAAAAATGATATTCAAGATATTGGTAAGCATCTCTTGGTAAAACTTTAATCCACTTTTTATATTTAAAAAACCATTTTTGCTGAATTGAGGGCATCCCCTTTTTAAGATAAGATTCCACAAAAGAATGTGCATGAAGCGTTAATCCTTTTTTTGATTTATCTATAATTCTGTCTAAATGATTTTCAATTTTATCCACTAAAACTATAGGAGCCTCGACCTCTCCATTTACGTTTGGATTCTCTTCTTGTGTTTTTATAACCATTTCTGGTCTTACACGTTGTCTGGTAATTTGCACCAAACCAAATTTACTTGGCGGTAAAATTTTGTGTTTAGTTCTATTTGACTTCATTTCCTTTTTTAAATGGTCAAAAAGTTTTTGTCTATGACCTGCTGTGTGCATGTCTATAAAATCTACCACAATAATTCCACCCATATCACGTAATTGCAATTGACGTGCTATTTCTGATGCTGCAATTAAATTTACTTCTAATGCTGTATCAGCTTGTGAATTTGCTTTGTTTGAACGATTTCCGCTATTTACATCAATTACATGTAACGCTTCTGTATGTTCAATAACCAAATACGCTCCTTTAGGCATTGATACTGTTTTACCAAATGCTGTTTTTATTTGTTTCTCTATACCGTATTTTTCAAAAATCGGCAACTTTGATTTATAAAGTTTAACTATAGAAACTTTTTTAGGAGCAATGCGTTCTAAATATACTTTGAGTTCATCATATAACTGAGCATCATCAGTAACAATACTTGTAAATGAATCATCAAAAATATCACGCAAAATAGAGGAACCTCTATTTAATTCAGACAACACTTTTGCCGGAGCTTGAGCTCTTGGCAACTGTTTGCTTAAGTTTACCCAACGTTGTAGAGAGTTTTGCAAATCTCTATCTAGTTCAGCGACTTTAATACCCTCGGCCACCGTTCTTAAAATAACGCCAAAGCCTTTGGGCTTAATACTTTTTGCAAGTCGTTTTAGTCTTGCTTTTTCTTTATTGTTCGATATTTTTTGTGATACCGAAACTCTATCAGAAAAAGGTACTAACACCAAATATCTACCAGCAATAGAAAGTTCAGAACTTATTCGAGGTCCTTTAGTAGATATTGGTTCTTTAACAACTTGTACTAATAAATTTTGACCTGCTTTAATAACTTGGTCAATTTTCCCATTCTTATTTATGTCTTTTTCTAAATGGAAATCTTTTAAAGTGTAATCTTTTAGTTTACCCGTGCTTACTAACTTAATGTACTTAGTTAAAGACAACAATTGAGGTCCCAAATCATGATAATGTAAAAAGGCATCTTTTTCACTGCCCACATTTACAAATGATGCATTTAAGCCTGACAACGTTTTTTTAATTTTGGCTAAAAATATATCACCAACATTAAAATTATTGTCATTTGTTTCTTTGTGTAACTCATTAAGTCTACCATCTTTTAATAAGGCAAAATCTATATCAGAGGAACTTGATCTAATGATTAATTCTGTTTTCACTCTGTATAAGTTTTGTATCCATACTAAATTTTCATAGTAGGGATTGATTAAAAAAATGTTTACGAGTTAAATAACCCGATGAAATTTGTTTTTGCAAATTTCTTTTTCAAAGAACGATTTGTATTAACAAAAGAAAAAATAGCTTAAGCTATTTTTTCTTTTTGTGTCTGTTTTGTCTACTTCTTTTTTTACGCTTGTGAGTAGATATTTTACTGCGTTTTCTTTTTTTACCACTTGGCATAATCTATATCTGTTTTTATTTGTGAATACTTATTTTACCGGTACGTTCTTTTTAACACCCTCTACAAACACTTTAGCTGGTTTAAAAGATGGAATATTATGTGCCGGAATTTTAATTGTGGTATTTTTAGAAATATTTCTACCTGTCTTTTCGGCTCTGGTTTTTATAATGAAACTTCCGAAACCTCTTAAATATACATTTTCGTCATTTTCAAGTGAACTTTTTACTTCTTTCATAAAGTCTTCCACCACTCTTAGTACATCAACCTTTTCAATACCAGATTTTTCTGAAATGCTGGCTACAATCTCTGCTTTTGTCATGCTTAATTTATTTTATTATTGTTATAAGTGTATTTTTCAGGGTGGCAAAGATAAAACAATTAATCAATTTTAACTAGCCAATCTGTTAAAATTTAATAAGATAAATCCTTAATTTTGCGTGTTTTACTAAAATTATGAATTTTTCTAAACTATTAATAAACTGGTATTTACAAAATAAGCGAGACTTGCCTTGGCGTAAAACCAAAAATCCTTACCATATATGGCTATCTGAAATTATTCTACAGCAAACAAGGGTCAGTCAAGGGCTTGATTATTATGAAAAATTTATTACAACATTTCCTACTGTTTATAATTTAGCTAGTGCTGATGAAGAAAAGGTGCTTAAATTATGGCAAGGCTTAGGTTATTACTCTAGAGCTAGAAATCTTCATTTTTCAGCTAAGTACATCGTTAATGAATTAGACGGGAAATTTCCTGATACATATAAAGATATTTTAAATTTAAAAGGAGTTGGCGATTACACTGCATCTGCAATTGCGTCTATCTGTTATAACGAACCTTGTGCCGTTGTAGATGGTAATGTTTACAGGGTTTTAGCTCGTTATTTTGGTATTGACACGGCCATTAATAGTACCAAAGGAGCAAAAGTTTTTAAAAAATTAGCACAAGAACTTTTAGATGTTGAAGACCCAGCAACATTCAATCAGGCTATTATGGAATTTGGAGCTAGGCAGTGTAAGCCTAAAAACCCTGATTGTTCTATTTGTCCTTTTCAAAATTCTTGTAAAGCTTTAGAAGAAAATAAGATAGCAACATTACCATTTAAAGATAAAAAAGTTACAGTCCGTAATAGATTTTTCAATTATCTAGTCTTTGTTAGTCCAACCAATAAAACTGTCTTAAATAAACGCGAAAGCAAAGGTATTTGGAGAAATTTATACGAGTTTCCATTAATTGAAACTTCTAGCGAAATTGATGTGGATGAACTTATAAAGCTTAAGGAATTTCATGAAGCCTCTACGTCAGACAAAAATGAAATTAAGCTTTTCAATAAAAATCCCGTAATACATAAATTATCACACCAACATTTATCTGTTAAATTTTGGGTGATCCGCACAGAAAAAGAGATTGAAAATGGTGTGTCAATCAGCAATTTTGAGAAATACCCAATACCTATTTTGATTCATAGATTTGTAGAAGCTTATTTTTAACTTTTGTATTTAATCTTTTTAAGATATAAGATTTATATTTTCATTATCTTTGACACACAATTCTATCATCATGGCAGGCACGTTAAATAAAGTAATGTTAATTGGACATTTAGGAGATGAAGTAAAAATGCACTATTTTGAAGGCGGCAACTCAATTGGTCGATTTCCTGTAGCTACCAATGAAAGTTATACAAACAGACAGACTGGAGAAAGAGTTACCACTACAGAATGGCATAACGTTGTGGTAAGAAATAAGTTAGCTGAAATTTGCGAAAAATTTTTAAGCAAAGGTGATAAGGTTTATATCGAGGGACGGATTAAAACCCGTCAATGGGATGACCAAAATGGCAATAAAAGATACACTACAGAAGTTCATGCTGCTGAAATGACCTTTTTAACCACAAAAAAAGAGTTGGATAGTGGCCGATCAAAAAGTAATCCGCCCGCACCTTCAGACACTAAAACTTCAAAACCTAAAAGTGATGAGGTTCCTAAAGAAGTTGATGATGATTTACCATTTTAAGTTTAATTAAACAAGATTTGTATTGGATCCTGAACCCCCGAGTTTATTTTTACTAATTACCATAGATTGGTCATTTACCACTGGAATAATTGCTCTTTTAGTCTTGCTTTTAATATCAGCCTTAGTTTCTGGGTCTGAAGTTGCATTTTTTTCGTTATCAAAAACAACCTTAAATGAAGCTGAAGAATCCAAAAAAACAGCTTTGGTTTCTAAACTTTTAGACAGCCCAAAAAAATTATTGGCCACCATTTTAATTACCAATAATTTTATTAATATTTTAATCGTTTTGTTATTTGCATATCTTGGCGATTTTTTCTTTGGAGATATAATCAATACTGGTTTACGTTTTTTATTGGAAGTAATACTAATCACTTTTTTAATTTTATTGTTTGGTGAAGTTCTACCTAAAGTCTATGCCAACAGAAATGCCCTAAAGTTTGCTTCATTAATGGTTACTCCTATTAATATGTTAAGTGTAATGCTTACACCTTTAAGCATTCCGCTATTAAATTTAACCAGTATTGTAGAAAAAAGATTGGGTAGAAAAAATTCTGATTTTTCAGTAGAAACACTTTCGCAAGCATTAGAATTAACCTCTGAAGAAGGAACTTCCAAACAAGAGCAAAAAATTTTACAGGGCATTGTAACTTTTGGCAATACAGAAACGGTTCACGTTATGTGTCCAAGGACAGATGTTTTTGCTTTACCCGATAGTGATAATTTTATTGAAGTAGTAGCAAAAATAATTAAAAACGGTCACTCCAGAATACCCGTTTACGAGGATAACATTGACCAAATTATTGGTATTCTATATTCTAAAGATCTGTTACCGCATCTCAATAAAAAAACATTTAACTGGAAAAAAGTAATTAGACAGCCTTTTTTTGTGCCCGAAAACAAAAAGCTGGATGATTTATTAAAAGAGTTTCAAGAAATGAAAAATCATCTGGCCATAGTAGTTGATGAGTATGGCGGAACCTCTGGTATTGTAACCTTAGAAGATGTTATTGAAGAAATTGTAGGAGACATTAGTGATGAATTTGATGATAATGATTTGAGTTATTCTAAACTCGATACCAATAATTATGTATTCGAGGGTAAAATTGCCTTAAAGGATTTTTATAAAGTATTAAAAATTGATGAATCCATTTTTGAGAAACATAAAGGTGAAGCCGAAACATTGGCAGGGTTTATATTGGAGATTAACGAAAAATTTCCCCAATTAAATGAGCAAATAACTTTTGATGATTATAAATTTAAGATAGAAATAGTAGACAAAAAACGTATTAAACAAATAAAAGTAACTAAACCCGATGAGCAAGATGTTGCCACAACTTAAAAAGTTAATACTACTAACACTAATAGTATTAATACAAACCTCATGTTCTAATGAGGAATATTTACCTAAACCCAAAGCATTTTTACGTTTAGATTATACTGATACCAACTATAAAGCTGTTGCTAACAATTGCCCTTACAGCTTCGAAACATCTGAGAATGCAGAAGTCAGTTTTAATGAAAAATGCTGGGTAAACATTAAGTATCCCAAGCTTAGAGCATCACTTAATATTACCTATAGATCAGTAGAAAATAATTTGCCAGAACTATTACGTGAAACTGAGAAACTTACCTATAACCACACCATTAAAGCTGATAATATAATTTCTAATAATTATGAAAATACAAACTCAAAAAAGTATGGAGCCTTAAGAGAAGTAATTGGCAATGCAGCATCTTCGTTACAATTTCATTTAACCGACAGTACTAAGCATTTTATTACTGGAGCATTGTATTTTGAAGCCAAACCAAATTACGATTCTATTCTACCAGCGGTAAAATATATTGAAAAAGACATTCAGCACATTATGGAGTCCTTAAGTTGGAAATAAAATATTTTTGATTTGACAACTAAGAATTATAAATACACAAAAACCATTAGAATATGGTTAATTATCGGTCTGATTATGCTAATAGGACAGGTTGTTCTTGGTGGTATAAC from Aureibaculum sp. 2308TA14-22 includes:
- a CDS encoding T9SS type A sorting domain-containing protein; amino-acid sequence: MYKKLLLIIFLLFSFNPAFSQELPLDVNNANSNLKKKSTNNTFENTVNQYENYFSTKDIAKKGSGYKPFKRWEYHWNRYLQEDGTIAPAKHLWNAWEQKQKMSKSTKAASNWTAVGPISQSSKSGLGRINTVFVDPNNANTIYVGAPAGGLWRSTDAGVNWTPLTDDLPQIGVSGIAVDPNNSNVIYISTGDDDAGDSYSVGVLKSTNGGTTWNQTGSLGGINGDNGYSTSNEILIDPSNSSIVWVATGNGLFKSTDAGATWSNTIPGIHIRDFKLKSGTPNTIYAVSSSTFYRSTNGGTTFTSSSSGLPNANSTGRLRVEVTSATGATDNVYILATDRSWAFVGVYKSVNNGLNFTKTAENDDIFGSTQAWFDLAFVVSPINADVMFVGVLDIWKSINDGNNFVKINSWFQQTPSYTHADIHFLRYYNGDLYAGTDGGVYKSTNDGSTFTDLTENLAISQFYKLSVAKQTSTKMSGGLQDNGGFSLINNNWHNYHGGDGMDSAADPNNENTFYGFTQYGSNLTKTTDGGLSGTTIASAPSAETGPNDSGGNWVTPLVINKAGEIYAGYKQLYQLINNGWVQISNHNFGSNLDAIEIDPSNNNNIIVSRGRTIYISNDKGKTFTTRNSPQTGISGTHVSSIEFHHSNSNIVWLTTTGVSNIAGPSSGHTGGGVYKSTDGGLTFTDISAGLPNESKFVVRHHPFTTNNSIYVGTALGVYHLNDDLTSWEVFSTNLPNVAVPDIEINPYDAKITAATYGRSVWQSSIPSISLPAKEVELTKISSPNNSVTCGQVTPKLLVTNNGQNTLTSFTVNYAIDGGANQTFNWTGSIASNANTTIELPTIAAASEGSHTLQTDIVLADDFNTFNNSATTSFTTNKSQEGQVINSFDDVNTDKWIVSDNNLWQIGTPTTTLLNNKVASGYVTNPSGNYPDQTTSYLTSPCYDLSRLENPVLKFKMVFDLEENWDIVYLEYSTDQGANWQVLGTANDPNWYNSNRTNASSGAADDCQNCPGAQWTGTDTTLKEYSYNLSPLNGETNVIFRFSFISDPFTNNEGVVVDDFQIDATAILAVDDFEEGEFLIYPNPSTSIFNIKRRNTAGQNMNINVFDVTGKLIKKHTNITEGNYQLQMNGVAKGVYFIKINIDNKNLVKKLILN
- a CDS encoding DUF6646 family protein, producing MKNIFLVVTLFSVFYVNSQAFYGKDDSKFQVGVNLQHNATSINVAYDYGLGENFSVGVVSSYALGVPKILDAKFDDRFDLKARFNANIGSVLNIDENFDFYPGLNFSFKNFGAHAGARYFFSDGFGIFSEVNFPISKYSSDELTDAQKLHNQFTFGIGTVFNLN
- a CDS encoding regulatory protein RecX — translated: MYNKKFYSFEEAKRRLENYCAYQERCHVEVERKTYEMNLSPKERETLILHLLELDFLNEERFSKAFARGKFIIKKWGKIRIARELRYRKITDYNINKALSEIDKTEYINTFTQLAEKKFTQITEKNIQKKRKKLADYLLYRGWESNLVYAKITELTS
- a CDS encoding ribonuclease E/G, which produces MKTELIIRSSSSDIDFALLKDGRLNELHKETNDNNFNVGDIFLAKIKKTLSGLNASFVNVGSEKDAFLHYHDLGPQLLSLTKYIKLVSTGKLKDYTLKDFHLEKDINKNGKIDQVIKAGQNLLVQVVKEPISTKGPRISSELSIAGRYLVLVPFSDRVSVSQKISNNKEKARLKRLAKSIKPKGFGVILRTVAEGIKVAELDRDLQNSLQRWVNLSKQLPRAQAPAKVLSELNRGSSILRDIFDDSFTSIVTDDAQLYDELKVYLERIAPKKVSIVKLYKSKLPIFEKYGIEKQIKTAFGKTVSMPKGAYLVIEHTEALHVIDVNSGNRSNKANSQADTALEVNLIAASEIARQLQLRDMGGIIVVDFIDMHTAGHRQKLFDHLKKEMKSNRTKHKILPPSKFGLVQITRQRVRPEMVIKTQEENPNVNGEVEAPIVLVDKIENHLDRIIDKSKKGLTLHAHSFVESYLKKGMPSIQQKWFFKYKKWIKVLPRDAYQYLEYHFFDKDGNEIK
- a CDS encoding HU family DNA-binding protein, producing the protein MTKAEIVASISEKSGIEKVDVLRVVEDFMKEVKSSLENDENVYLRGFGSFIIKTRAEKTGRNISKNTTIKIPAHNIPSFKPAKVFVEGVKKNVPVK
- the mutY gene encoding A/G-specific adenine glycosylase; the protein is MNFSKLLINWYLQNKRDLPWRKTKNPYHIWLSEIILQQTRVSQGLDYYEKFITTFPTVYNLASADEEKVLKLWQGLGYYSRARNLHFSAKYIVNELDGKFPDTYKDILNLKGVGDYTASAIASICYNEPCAVVDGNVYRVLARYFGIDTAINSTKGAKVFKKLAQELLDVEDPATFNQAIMEFGARQCKPKNPDCSICPFQNSCKALEENKIATLPFKDKKVTVRNRFFNYLVFVSPTNKTVLNKRESKGIWRNLYEFPLIETSSEIDVDELIKLKEFHEASTSDKNEIKLFNKNPVIHKLSHQHLSVKFWVIRTEKEIENGVSISNFEKYPIPILIHRFVEAYF
- a CDS encoding single-stranded DNA-binding protein, with amino-acid sequence MAGTLNKVMLIGHLGDEVKMHYFEGGNSIGRFPVATNESYTNRQTGERVTTTEWHNVVVRNKLAEICEKFLSKGDKVYIEGRIKTRQWDDQNGNKRYTTEVHAAEMTFLTTKKELDSGRSKSNPPAPSDTKTSKPKSDEVPKEVDDDLPF
- the gldE gene encoding gliding motility-associated protein GldE, encoding MDPEPPSLFLLITIDWSFTTGIIALLVLLLISALVSGSEVAFFSLSKTTLNEAEESKKTALVSKLLDSPKKLLATILITNNFINILIVLLFAYLGDFFFGDIINTGLRFLLEVILITFLILLFGEVLPKVYANRNALKFASLMVTPINMLSVMLTPLSIPLLNLTSIVEKRLGRKNSDFSVETLSQALELTSEEGTSKQEQKILQGIVTFGNTETVHVMCPRTDVFALPDSDNFIEVVAKIIKNGHSRIPVYEDNIDQIIGILYSKDLLPHLNKKTFNWKKVIRQPFFVPENKKLDDLLKEFQEMKNHLAIVVDEYGGTSGIVTLEDVIEEIVGDISDEFDDNDLSYSKLDTNNYVFEGKIALKDFYKVLKIDESIFEKHKGEAETLAGFILEINEKFPQLNEQITFDDYKFKIEIVDKKRIKQIKVTKPDEQDVATT
- the gldD gene encoding gliding motility lipoprotein GldD; translated protein: MLPQLKKLILLTLIVLIQTSCSNEEYLPKPKAFLRLDYTDTNYKAVANNCPYSFETSENAEVSFNEKCWVNIKYPKLRASLNITYRSVENNLPELLRETEKLTYNHTIKADNIISNNYENTNSKKYGALREVIGNAASSLQFHLTDSTKHFITGALYFEAKPNYDSILPAVKYIEKDIQHIMESLSWK